The following proteins are co-located in the Nitrospirota bacterium genome:
- a CDS encoding pilus assembly protein PilP: MPRLGMVTTVAVVCASFLAAGCADSEPPLEKPPRATPATQAAVAPAVVTAPTPEAVPPPPPKEEFTYNPSGRRDPFRSLIVTGGKRNVDLLPPLQRREVSELKFVAVVWGQLGTYGMLEMPDGKGYAVRIGTRVGPNRGVVKRITARDLTVVEQYVDFFGETRTRDIVLDLRTREEGLE, encoded by the coding sequence GTGCCTAGACTCGGAATGGTCACGACGGTCGCGGTGGTCTGCGCGTCCTTCCTGGCGGCGGGCTGCGCCGACTCCGAACCGCCCTTGGAGAAGCCGCCGAGGGCCACGCCCGCCACGCAGGCCGCCGTCGCGCCGGCGGTGGTGACGGCACCCACGCCGGAGGCCGTGCCGCCACCTCCGCCGAAGGAGGAGTTCACCTATAACCCCTCAGGCCGCCGGGATCCGTTCAGGTCGCTTATCGTCACTGGCGGGAAAAGAAACGTGGACCTGCTGCCCCCGCTCCAACGTCGCGAGGTGTCCGAACTGAAATTCGTCGCGGTCGTGTGGGGACAGCTCGGGACCTATGGAATGCTCGAGATGCCGGACGGGAAGGGCTACGCGGTGCGGATCGGCACCCGCGTGGGCCCCAACCGCGGAGTCGTCAAACGGATCACGGCCAGGGATCTGACCGTGGTGGAGCAATACGTCGATTTCTTCGGCGAGACACGGACGCGGGACATCGTGTTGGATCTGCGGACGCGCGAGGAGGGCTTGGAATGA
- the pilO gene encoding type 4a pilus biogenesis protein PilO: MALNLTLNAESLKALPPYQKAVLAAILVIALLAAFVWFIYIPKNAEIAALEQQIAQINNEINVNQAKARRLEELKRENAELAKQLALLKEQLPAESEVATLLKQVSDLGIKTGLDFKLWKPSDRRPGSSGLYTEIPVEVEVAGSYHSVAAFFDRIGKLPRIVNVSGLKMGGGKLDKDRLMIQTTFRATAFAAMEDAAASGAANGPPGEKRAAATPQPPPKNRGGTGA, from the coding sequence ATGGCCCTGAATCTGACACTCAACGCCGAATCTCTGAAGGCCCTCCCGCCCTATCAAAAGGCGGTGTTGGCTGCGATTCTGGTCATCGCGCTGCTCGCCGCCTTCGTCTGGTTCATCTACATCCCCAAGAACGCGGAAATTGCAGCGCTTGAACAGCAGATCGCGCAAATCAATAACGAAATCAACGTCAATCAAGCCAAGGCCCGACGGCTGGAGGAACTCAAGCGCGAAAATGCGGAATTGGCCAAACAGTTGGCGCTGCTGAAGGAGCAGCTCCCGGCGGAGTCCGAAGTGGCCACGTTGTTGAAGCAGGTGTCTGATCTAGGGATCAAGACGGGACTGGACTTCAAGTTATGGAAGCCCTCGGATCGGCGACCCGGATCATCCGGGCTTTACACCGAAATTCCGGTCGAGGTGGAAGTGGCCGGAAGTTATCACTCGGTGGCCGCCTTTTTCGATCGGATCGGTAAGCTGCCGCGGATCGTCAACGTGTCCGGCCTGAAGATGGGGGGCGGCAAACTGGATAAGGATCGTCTAATGATTCAAACCACGTTCCGCGCCACAGCCTTCGCCGCGATGGAGGACGCCGCCGCGTCCGGGGCGGCCAATGGACCGCCCGGCGAGAAGCGCGCGGCCGCGACGCCGCAACCGCCGCCGAAGAATCGCGGAGGGACCGGTGCCTAG
- a CDS encoding PilN domain-containing protein encodes MIKVNLLGVERPKRARRTGKGPGGLVSVVAVALLLIGGMGFVWWSMVARVNALEQEKVALNEELNALKAKVKEVENYEKNKKDYEEKIGIIEQLRKNQTGPVRLLDELSRHLPDRVWLTSLTEQGGKVDLEGRAVTNAEIVEYINNLKASNHIKEIQLIESRQVSEGGIPVYNFKLKCLLVV; translated from the coding sequence ATGATCAAGGTCAATCTCCTCGGGGTCGAGCGTCCGAAGCGGGCTCGCCGCACCGGCAAGGGGCCGGGCGGGTTGGTCAGTGTTGTCGCGGTGGCCCTGCTATTGATCGGAGGCATGGGCTTCGTGTGGTGGTCGATGGTGGCCCGCGTCAACGCGCTCGAACAGGAAAAGGTGGCGCTCAACGAAGAACTCAACGCCCTGAAGGCGAAGGTCAAAGAAGTCGAGAATTACGAGAAGAACAAAAAGGATTATGAAGAGAAAATCGGGATCATCGAACAACTTCGGAAAAACCAGACCGGGCCGGTTCGGCTCCTCGATGAATTGAGCCGACATCTGCCCGACCGTGTGTGGTTGACCTCGCTCACCGAACAGGGCGGCAAGGTGGATCTGGAAGGACGGGCTGTGACCAACGCGGAGATCGTCGAATACATCAATAATCTCAAAGCGTCGAACCATATCAAAGAGATTCAGTTGATCGAGTCCCGGCAAGTCAGCGAGGGGGGAATTCCCGTGTACAACTTCAAGCTGAAGTGCCTGCTGGTGGTCTGA
- the pilM gene encoding type IV pilus assembly protein PilM, whose product MIGLDIGSSAIKLLQLKSTKKGYVLEKFGIKTIDPELIVDGAVMDAGRVIDALKDLLREQAVKAKDVVISVSGHSVIVKKINVPPMTEEELEESIKWEAEQYIPFDVNDVNLDFHILPTADATDGKDTMTVILAAVKKDRLAEYTSLVTEAALNPVVVDVDAFTLENVYGEAYGSAGSEVVALVNIGASVMNIHIVKGGNFSFTRDISTGGNRYTETIQRDLNVSYDAAERAKRGESVDGINPDALAEVITTMNGELAAEIGRSFDYFRSTSTQETIDRVLLSGGTAKLSGLAPFLSERLGVPVELMDPFRHIKVNPKTVDPDLIAEVGPQASVVVGLATRRAGDR is encoded by the coding sequence GTGATCGGACTCGATATCGGATCCAGCGCCATCAAGCTCCTTCAGCTCAAATCGACGAAGAAGGGGTACGTTCTGGAAAAATTCGGGATCAAGACGATCGATCCCGAACTCATCGTGGATGGCGCGGTGATGGATGCCGGGCGCGTGATTGACGCGCTCAAAGACCTGCTCCGCGAGCAGGCGGTGAAGGCCAAGGATGTGGTGATCTCGGTGTCCGGGCACTCGGTGATCGTCAAGAAGATCAACGTGCCGCCGATGACCGAGGAGGAACTGGAGGAGTCGATCAAGTGGGAGGCGGAACAGTACATTCCGTTCGACGTCAACGACGTCAACCTCGACTTTCATATCCTGCCGACCGCCGACGCCACCGACGGTAAGGACACGATGACCGTGATCCTCGCGGCGGTGAAGAAGGATCGGCTCGCGGAGTATACCTCCTTGGTCACCGAGGCCGCATTGAATCCCGTGGTCGTGGACGTCGACGCGTTCACGTTGGAAAACGTGTATGGCGAGGCGTACGGGTCCGCCGGCTCGGAAGTCGTCGCGTTGGTCAACATCGGGGCCAGTGTGATGAACATCCACATCGTCAAAGGGGGAAATTTCTCGTTTACCCGCGACATCTCCACCGGCGGAAACCGATACACCGAGACGATACAGCGCGACCTCAACGTCAGTTACGACGCCGCGGAGCGGGCCAAACGCGGCGAATCCGTCGACGGGATCAATCCGGACGCCTTGGCCGAGGTGATCACCACCATGAACGGTGAACTCGCCGCAGAGATCGGCCGCTCGTTCGACTATTTCCGTTCCACCTCGACCCAAGAGACCATCGATCGGGTCCTCTTGAGCGGCGGGACCGCGAAGCTCAGCGGCTTGGCCCCGTTCCTTTCGGAACGGCTGGGTGTCCCGGTTGAGCTGATGGATCCGTTTCGTCACATCAAGGTCAACCCGAAGACGGTGGACCCCGATTTGATCGCCGAAGTGGGCCCGCAGGCCTCCGTGGTGGTTGGCCTCGCGACCCGGCGGGCGGGTGACCGATGA
- a CDS encoding MerR family transcriptional regulator: MPQSRKRSYKAQEICDTFDISKATLFRWERQGLISGVGRDWRNWRLYSDKNRREIERLIKRRTDRRER, translated from the coding sequence ATGCCTCAGAGCCGCAAGCGATCGTATAAGGCGCAAGAGATTTGTGACACGTTCGATATCTCCAAGGCCACGCTGTTCCGGTGGGAGCGCCAGGGGCTCATCAGCGGAGTGGGCCGGGACTGGCGCAACTGGCGGCTGTATTCGGATAAGAATCGTCGGGAGATCGAACGCCTAATCAAGCGACGGACCGACCGTCGCGAACGATAG
- a CDS encoding 6-phosphofructokinase produces MTDDLNFVTIEGLVAYGEALARRESTVDGVTRPEAPPVATDRVARASTAVGAVKEFVDRLKTGTPDAASYRAAREALIETACGDDPLVFYAAWNRALAEGALSPLLRAPIGRTTKPLRRRPVAIVPRAQLTPQLIGERIVLDLGEDRFWLLPRDLADRALLFALRHGVSRVESGTYRVGRRLANTLDPDRGLLKADAVGRAMAQMLGVVGRQLDFLRLPNYLDPATFVHYVSSSPNTTQLFERVRAVLGPQTKDVASVDASLESQDFGWATGVEKAVEVEEAARALGVEVKIAKRLIKHPLYSYPGGHSFFDLYLDVIDGIHRLGLAHQGGVACLYTHSSTLRALITYLDPRPFREAFAEFGEYKEGQDNVVLLTCEHGELSGYSTAVGLSAHERAARDVWATVERERRDRVTLAPGRIKQLVALVSGGDFAGAGAALKELRASGDEYGLAVRFVRHGFLGLANNWIEPVTEQATRGLASHASSPIGSSRFEEFKDERVQRVAMAHLEPFVKDGALVVIGGDGSLRGARALFEGFGVQVVGMPGTIDNNLARTTSLGFHSAVALANQSLESLKATSAAMGSIFFVEVMGAGAGHLALTCAYQARAEGILVNEHPEPDAYIDDVILGTLRRSLGVPNKSHLFVVAERTPHRHHPDGGVQGLVDYVARTIAEWPQLQVTSERYPLSVATKATILGHTLRGAPPVPEDKALAQFLAYETVRRLVEDPAAIVGCLAASPGEGQVDAIPLHAVAPKPFDWAVFARMHGTASPVMRPEQGLNRPSALPASAPRSSKSP; encoded by the coding sequence ATGACTGACGACCTGAACTTCGTGACCATCGAGGGACTCGTGGCATACGGCGAAGCCTTGGCCCGCCGGGAATCTACCGTGGACGGAGTGACTCGGCCTGAGGCGCCTCCGGTTGCCACCGATCGTGTGGCGCGGGCCAGCACAGCGGTCGGCGCGGTGAAGGAGTTCGTGGACCGTCTCAAGACCGGAACGCCAGACGCCGCCTCCTATCGAGCGGCGCGGGAGGCACTGATCGAAACCGCGTGTGGGGACGATCCCTTGGTCTTCTACGCGGCTTGGAATCGCGCGCTGGCCGAGGGCGCCCTGTCGCCGCTGCTGCGTGCGCCGATCGGCAGGACCACGAAACCCCTTCGCCGCCGTCCGGTGGCCATCGTCCCCCGCGCGCAGCTCACCCCGCAGTTGATCGGCGAGCGCATCGTGTTGGACTTGGGTGAGGATCGCTTCTGGTTGTTGCCGCGGGACCTGGCCGATCGTGCGCTCCTGTTTGCGCTGCGCCACGGCGTGTCGCGGGTGGAGAGCGGCACATACCGCGTGGGAAGGAGGCTCGCCAACACCTTGGACCCGGACCGGGGCCTGTTGAAGGCGGACGCGGTGGGCCGAGCCATGGCCCAAATGCTGGGTGTGGTCGGCCGGCAGCTGGACTTCCTGCGGCTCCCCAATTACCTCGATCCCGCGACCTTTGTCCACTACGTGAGCTCGAGTCCCAACACCACCCAACTGTTCGAGCGGGTCCGGGCCGTCCTGGGTCCACAGACCAAGGACGTGGCGAGCGTGGATGCCTCGTTGGAATCGCAGGATTTCGGATGGGCGACGGGCGTGGAAAAAGCCGTGGAGGTCGAAGAGGCGGCGCGGGCATTGGGGGTGGAGGTGAAAATTGCCAAACGACTGATCAAACATCCGTTGTATAGCTATCCCGGCGGTCACTCGTTCTTCGATCTGTACCTGGACGTGATCGACGGCATTCATCGCCTCGGCCTCGCGCACCAGGGGGGCGTGGCCTGCCTGTATACCCACAGCTCTACGCTGCGCGCGTTGATCACCTATCTCGACCCCCGCCCGTTTCGCGAGGCCTTCGCCGAGTTCGGCGAGTACAAGGAGGGACAGGACAATGTCGTGTTGCTGACCTGCGAGCATGGCGAGTTGTCGGGTTACTCGACCGCGGTCGGTCTCTCCGCCCACGAACGGGCGGCGCGCGATGTGTGGGCGACCGTGGAGCGCGAACGCCGCGACCGCGTCACGCTGGCGCCGGGCCGGATCAAACAACTGGTCGCGCTGGTGTCGGGCGGGGACTTTGCCGGAGCCGGCGCGGCGCTTAAGGAGCTGCGAGCGAGCGGCGATGAGTACGGGCTGGCGGTGCGGTTCGTCCGCCACGGGTTTTTGGGATTGGCGAACAACTGGATCGAGCCCGTCACCGAACAGGCCACGCGCGGGTTGGCCAGCCACGCGAGCAGCCCGATCGGGAGCAGCCGCTTCGAAGAGTTCAAAGACGAGCGGGTACAACGCGTCGCGATGGCGCACCTGGAGCCGTTCGTGAAGGACGGCGCGTTGGTCGTGATCGGCGGCGATGGGAGCCTGCGCGGCGCGCGGGCGTTGTTCGAAGGGTTCGGGGTTCAGGTGGTCGGGATGCCCGGCACCATCGACAATAACCTGGCCCGCACCACGTCGCTGGGGTTTCACTCCGCGGTCGCGCTGGCCAATCAATCCCTCGAGTCGCTCAAGGCGACCAGCGCCGCCATGGGCAGCATCTTCTTCGTGGAGGTGATGGGTGCGGGAGCCGGGCACTTGGCGCTGACTTGTGCGTATCAGGCGCGGGCCGAAGGCATTCTGGTCAACGAGCATCCGGAGCCCGATGCGTATATCGACGACGTGATCCTGGGCACGCTACGTCGCAGTCTCGGTGTGCCCAACAAGAGTCATCTCTTCGTGGTGGCCGAGCGCACGCCGCACCGCCATCACCCGGACGGCGGGGTGCAGGGTTTGGTCGACTACGTCGCTCGAACCATCGCCGAGTGGCCGCAGCTCCAAGTGACGTCGGAGCGATATCCCCTCAGTGTTGCGACCAAAGCCACGATCTTGGGACACACGCTGCGTGGCGCGCCGCCTGTTCCGGAAGACAAGGCGCTCGCCCAGTTCCTGGCGTACGAAACGGTGCGGCGATTGGTGGAGGACCCTGCGGCCATCGTCGGGTGTCTGGCCGCTTCGCCAGGAGAGGGCCAGGTCGACGCGATCCCGCTGCACGCCGTCGCGCCCAAACCCTTCGACTGGGCCGTGTTTGCGAGGATGCACGGAACGGCCTCTCCCGTCATGAGACCCGAGCAGGGCCTCAACAGGCCCTCGGCGCTTCCGGCCTCCGCACCCCGGTCCTCGAAATCTCCTTGA
- a CDS encoding molybdopterin-dependent oxidoreductase has protein sequence MILRMSRPFSRRRLLAATAAGAVVSVTSPVEAGVFFWGRLFSVPPRETPFLTPNDQFYRVNYSDHSLELGSTIRVADWALALHGAVERPRTLRYADVLEQRSVDQVVTLQCIDNEPGGSLISNALWAGFPLAHLLEEARPLDTAVDVVFRGADGYHDSITFERALRGDVLLAHSMNGVSLPRDHGYPLRAVVPGIFGIKNVKWLTEIEVAERDHKGYWQERGWTDEGLIPVTSRIDRPGHYQVVTGATQEIRGIAFGGLHGIRRVEVSADNGLTWHDATLSPSPPYAWTHWTYEWRVPSPGAHTLVVRAEGRDGTRQVETAARAYPRGTSGLHTVVALVKSV, from the coding sequence ATGATCCTTCGAATGTCGCGCCCGTTCAGCCGGCGCCGTCTGCTGGCGGCGACCGCGGCAGGGGCCGTGGTGAGCGTGACGAGCCCCGTTGAAGCCGGGGTGTTTTTTTGGGGCCGGCTGTTTTCGGTGCCGCCTCGCGAGACGCCGTTTCTCACGCCGAACGATCAGTTCTATCGCGTCAACTACAGCGACCACTCCCTGGAACTGGGTTCAACGATTCGTGTGGCGGACTGGGCGCTCGCGCTCCACGGCGCGGTGGAGCGACCCCGGACCCTGCGATACGCCGACGTGCTCGAACAGCGCTCGGTCGACCAGGTGGTCACCCTGCAGTGTATCGACAATGAACCGGGAGGGAGCTTGATCAGCAACGCGCTCTGGGCCGGTTTTCCGTTGGCGCATCTGCTCGAAGAGGCCAGGCCACTGGACACGGCCGTTGACGTGGTGTTTCGAGGCGCGGACGGTTACCACGACAGCATCACCTTCGAGCGCGCCCTGCGCGGCGACGTGTTGTTGGCGCACTCGATGAACGGGGTGTCGTTGCCGCGAGACCACGGCTACCCCCTGCGGGCGGTGGTACCGGGCATCTTCGGGATCAAGAACGTGAAATGGTTGACTGAGATCGAGGTGGCCGAGCGCGACCACAAGGGGTATTGGCAGGAACGCGGCTGGACCGACGAGGGCCTGATCCCGGTCACGTCCCGTATCGACCGACCGGGACACTATCAGGTGGTGACCGGCGCAACCCAGGAGATCCGCGGCATCGCGTTCGGGGGGCTGCACGGGATCAGGCGCGTGGAGGTGAGTGCGGACAACGGCCTGACATGGCATGACGCGACGCTGTCACCGTCGCCGCCCTATGCCTGGACTCACTGGACCTACGAGTGGCGCGTGCCGTCTCCCGGCGCTCATACGCTGGTGGTGCGGGCGGAGGGGCGGGACGGGACGCGCCAGGTGGAGACCGCCGCACGGGCGTACCCGCGCGGAACCTCGGGACTGCACACCGTCGTCGCGTTGGTGAAGTCGGTCTGA
- a CDS encoding cytochrome c codes for MVWDRIPTACRRTRWFRWRDGVRRLFTAGAMAGALGLSACEGGASSNPVAAQVAAADVPAEHTDGKRLFDTHCARCHGVHAAGTGRGPSFLSKIYEPGHHGDQAFLLAVNRGVTAHHWGFGNMPPVPGVSDEDVAKIVGYVRWAQRVAGIL; via the coding sequence ATGGTGTGGGACCGCATCCCCACGGCCTGCCGGCGGACGAGGTGGTTCCGTTGGCGTGACGGAGTACGACGGCTGTTTACGGCCGGGGCAATGGCCGGCGCCCTGGGACTGTCCGCGTGTGAAGGCGGGGCATCGAGTAACCCCGTTGCCGCGCAGGTGGCCGCAGCAGACGTGCCCGCTGAACACACCGACGGTAAACGCCTATTCGACACGCATTGCGCGCGTTGCCACGGCGTTCACGCTGCAGGCACGGGACGCGGCCCCTCGTTTCTGTCGAAGATCTATGAGCCCGGCCATCACGGCGACCAGGCGTTTTTGTTGGCCGTGAATCGCGGGGTCACGGCTCATCATTGGGGGTTCGGCAACATGCCGCCCGTGCCCGGCGTATCCGACGAAGACGTCGCGAAGATCGTGGGCTACGTGCGATGGGCGCAGCGCGTGGCGGGCATTTTATAA
- a CDS encoding OmpA family protein: MKHPERPGPLHWLLIPMLVGGAGSLTGCENMNRTQKGAVAGAAVGAGMGALIGKQSGSATGGALIGGAIGAVSGGLIGNYMDRQAEEMEKMADTKRSGDGIIVTMRDKILFDVDSASIKPAGVKSLDQLASVLVKYPKTTITVAGHTDNTGRPDYNLKLSERRANAVKFALADRGVQSNRIATMGFGAQSPVASNVTPDGRAENRRVELHIVPDEDLRKEAEGQGG, from the coding sequence ATGAAACACCCAGAACGGCCCGGCCCCCTTCACTGGCTCCTGATCCCGATGCTGGTGGGCGGAGCGGGGTCCCTCACCGGTTGCGAAAACATGAACCGCACCCAAAAGGGGGCTGTGGCCGGCGCAGCGGTCGGGGCCGGAATGGGCGCCCTGATCGGCAAACAGAGCGGGAGTGCCACCGGCGGCGCCTTGATTGGCGGCGCGATCGGCGCCGTCTCCGGCGGACTGATCGGCAACTACATGGACCGGCAAGCCGAAGAAATGGAGAAGATGGCGGACACCAAACGCTCAGGGGACGGGATCATCGTGACCATGAGGGACAAGATCCTCTTTGACGTGGACAGCGCGAGTATCAAGCCCGCCGGGGTCAAGAGCCTTGACCAGCTGGCGTCGGTCTTGGTCAAGTACCCGAAAACCACGATCACGGTTGCAGGGCACACCGACAACACCGGACGCCCGGACTACAACCTCAAGCTCTCCGAGCGTCGGGCGAACGCGGTCAAGTTCGCTCTCGCCGACCGCGGCGTCCAGTCCAACCGGATCGCGACGATGGGGTTCGGGGCTCAGAGTCCCGTCGCTTCGAACGTTACCCCGGACGGGCGGGCGGAAAATCGCCGGGTCGAGCTGCACATCGTCCCCGACGAGGATCTTCGAAAAGAAGCGGAAGGCCAAGGCGGCTGA